From Aquabacter sp. L1I39, the proteins below share one genomic window:
- the xseA gene encoding exodeoxyribonuclease VII large subunit produces MVALSPPTANAPEWSVTELSMALRRTVEDAYGHVRVRGEISGYRGPHSSGHAYFSLKDAGARLDAVVWKGTFGRLKVRPEEGLEVVAIGRLTTYPGKSGYQIVIEALEFAGAGAIMAMLEERKTRLALEGLFDVGRKVPLPYLPRVIGIVTSPTGAVIRDILHRLGDRFPRRVIVWPVRVQGDTCAAEVSAAIRGFNALSPDGPVPRPDVLIVARGGGSLEDLLGFSEEMVVRAAAESQIPLISAVGHETDVTLIDFAADVRAPTPTAAAEMAVPVRAELLNGLDRLATRLRAAPRRQLERARAEFRALSRLLPTAETLLADRRQRLDLAGARLPRGLSANASAHRLRFQAAHGRLSPHVLRGRLDRYGERTQVLCARLERAAQALAGRRADRLATLSSRMEAARAGYLRTQALHIARRREGLASLHARLGRAVRALLRDQRRQVTGASSMLEALSYHGVLARGFALVRDASGQAVRTAGQVRPGAGLELEFADGRVAVTAHGAGPGPGPGEGGAARRPSKPSTKGPVPGTEKGQGSLFGG; encoded by the coding sequence ATGGTTGCCCTCTCCCCGCCTACCGCCAACGCGCCCGAATGGAGCGTCACCGAACTGTCCATGGCGCTCCGGCGCACGGTGGAGGACGCCTATGGCCATGTGCGGGTGCGGGGCGAGATTTCCGGCTATCGCGGTCCCCATTCCTCCGGCCACGCCTATTTCTCCCTGAAGGACGCGGGCGCGCGCCTCGATGCGGTGGTCTGGAAGGGCACGTTCGGCCGCCTGAAGGTGCGCCCGGAGGAGGGGCTGGAAGTGGTGGCCATCGGCCGGCTCACCACCTATCCCGGCAAGTCCGGCTACCAGATCGTCATCGAGGCGCTGGAATTTGCCGGTGCCGGCGCCATCATGGCCATGCTGGAGGAGCGCAAGACGCGCCTCGCGCTGGAAGGCCTGTTCGATGTCGGCCGCAAGGTGCCGCTGCCCTATCTGCCGCGGGTGATCGGCATCGTCACCTCGCCCACGGGCGCGGTCATCCGCGATATTCTTCATCGGCTCGGGGATCGCTTCCCCCGCCGCGTCATCGTCTGGCCCGTGCGGGTGCAGGGGGACACCTGCGCCGCCGAGGTGAGCGCCGCCATTCGTGGCTTCAATGCGCTGTCCCCCGACGGCCCGGTGCCCCGTCCCGACGTGCTCATCGTGGCGCGGGGCGGCGGCTCGCTGGAAGACCTCTTGGGCTTCTCGGAAGAAATGGTGGTGCGGGCGGCGGCGGAGAGCCAGATCCCGCTCATCTCCGCCGTGGGGCACGAGACCGACGTCACCCTCATCGATTTCGCCGCCGATGTGCGCGCGCCCACCCCCACCGCCGCTGCCGAAATGGCGGTGCCGGTGCGCGCCGAGCTGCTGAACGGGCTGGACCGCCTCGCCACGCGCCTGCGCGCTGCGCCCCGCCGCCAGTTGGAGCGGGCGCGGGCAGAGTTTCGGGCGCTCTCGCGCCTGCTGCCCACGGCGGAAACCCTGCTGGCCGATCGCCGGCAGCGGCTGGACCTCGCCGGTGCCCGCCTGCCGCGCGGCTTGTCGGCCAATGCCAGCGCCCACCGGCTGCGCTTCCAGGCTGCCCATGGGCGACTTTCGCCCCATGTGCTGCGGGGGCGCCTGGACCGGTACGGCGAGCGCACGCAGGTGCTCTGCGCCCGGCTGGAGCGCGCCGCGCAGGCATTGGCGGGCCGGCGGGCGGATCGGCTCGCCACCCTGTCCTCGCGCATGGAAGCCGCGCGGGCCGGCTATCTGCGCACCCAGGCCCTCCACATTGCCCGCCGACGGGAGGGGCTGGCGAGCCTGCATGCCCGCCTCGGGCGCGCGGTGAGGGCCCTGTTGCGGGACCAGCGCCGGCAAGTGACGGGCGCCTCTTCCATGCTGGAGGCACTTTCCTATCACGGTGTCCTCGCCCGTGGCTTCGCCCTGGTGCGCGATGCCTCCGGGCAGGCGGTGCGCACGGCCGGGCAGGTGCGGCCGGGCGCGGGGCTGGAACTGGAATTTGCCGATGGCCGAGTGGCCGTCACTGCCCATGGCGCGGGGCCGGGGCCGGGGCCCGGGGAGGGGGGCGCGGCGCGCCGTCCGTCCAAGCCCTCCACCAAGGGGCCTGTGCCGGGGACAGAGAAAGGCCAAGGCTCGCTCTTTGGCGGCTGA
- the purD gene encoding phosphoribosylamine--glycine ligase, which translates to MNVLLLGSGGREHALAWKLAQSPNMGQFYALPGNPGIADYAEVVEGIPLSAHDTLVKWCRDHAIAFVVVGPEAPLVAGLVDRLNEAGILAFGPTAAAARLEGSKLFTKELCRAYGIPTAGFARFTSPEAASAYVKGERLPIVVKADGLMAGKGVVVALNLEEAVSAIEQVFAAGGQEVLIEEFMEGEEASLFCLVDGETVVPFGSAQDHKRAFDGDLGPNTGGMGAYSPAPVLTPELEARAIAEIVVPTAKAMVKEGAPYRGILYAGLMLTSAGPKLVEYNCRFGDPECQVLMPRFTGDLLDVLAATAAGRLASVDVTWSDETAITVVYASRGYPGAHKTGNEIVGLEAAGEGEGVIIFQAGTKRLGNKIVSNGGRVLNVTATGASLKEARDRAYAAAERIEWPGGFYRNDIGWRALK; encoded by the coding sequence ATGAATGTTCTGCTCCTCGGCTCCGGTGGCCGCGAACATGCTCTTGCTTGGAAGCTGGCCCAGAGTCCGAACATGGGGCAGTTCTACGCCCTCCCCGGAAATCCCGGCATTGCCGATTATGCCGAGGTGGTGGAAGGCATTCCCCTCTCCGCCCACGACACCCTGGTGAAGTGGTGCCGCGACCATGCCATCGCATTCGTGGTGGTCGGCCCGGAAGCGCCGCTGGTGGCGGGCCTCGTGGACCGGCTGAACGAAGCCGGCATCCTCGCCTTCGGCCCCACGGCGGCCGCCGCGCGCCTGGAGGGCTCCAAACTATTCACCAAGGAATTGTGCCGGGCTTATGGCATCCCCACCGCCGGCTTTGCCCGCTTCACCTCCCCCGAGGCGGCCTCCGCCTATGTGAAGGGGGAGCGTCTGCCCATTGTGGTCAAAGCCGACGGCCTGATGGCCGGCAAGGGCGTGGTGGTGGCGCTCAATCTGGAAGAGGCGGTCTCCGCCATCGAGCAGGTGTTCGCCGCCGGCGGCCAGGAAGTGCTGATCGAGGAATTCATGGAAGGCGAGGAGGCCAGCCTCTTCTGCCTCGTGGATGGCGAGACCGTGGTGCCCTTCGGCAGCGCCCAGGACCACAAGCGCGCCTTCGACGGCGACCTCGGCCCCAATACGGGCGGCATGGGCGCCTATTCGCCCGCCCCGGTGCTGACCCCGGAACTGGAAGCTCGCGCCATCGCCGAGATCGTGGTGCCCACCGCCAAGGCCATGGTGAAGGAAGGCGCGCCCTATCGCGGCATCCTCTATGCCGGCCTCATGCTCACCTCGGCCGGCCCCAAGCTGGTGGAATATAATTGCCGCTTCGGCGACCCGGAATGCCAGGTGCTGATGCCGCGCTTCACCGGCGACCTCCTGGACGTGCTCGCGGCCACCGCCGCCGGGCGCCTCGCCTCCGTGGACGTCACCTGGTCCGACGAAACCGCCATCACGGTGGTGTATGCCAGCCGGGGCTATCCCGGTGCCCATAAGACCGGCAACGAGATTGTCGGCCTCGAAGCCGCCGGCGAGGGCGAAGGCGTCATCATCTTCCAGGCCGGCACCAAGCGGCTCGGCAACAAGATCGTGTCCAATGGCGGGCGGGTGCTGAACGTCACCGCCACCGGCGCCTCCCTGAAGGAGGCACGCGATCGTGCCTATGCGGCGGCCGAGCGGATCGAATGGCCCGGCGGCTTCTATCGGAACGATATCGGCTGGCGTGCCTTGAAATAG